CCGGCTTGCAGTCGAAATGCGCGCGCAACCGCTCCACCCGCCCCGCCGACGCCCCGCCCAGCGCATCGAGCGGATCCTCATCCGTCCACGGATTGAAAACCTGAGGTGCTTTGAACTGCTGGAGGAGCCGGACGATGCGATCCATGAGGCGAAGGCCACGAGTGAGAGCGACGCCCCGAGGTTTGTCACAGGTTTTCATCCACCGCAGGACGCTGCCCCCGTCCTCGCGGCGCCTCACCAGGCGCTACCATGCCTGAGCTCGTGTCTCGGCCTCTGGCCTCTGGCTTCCGGCCTCCGGGTTCTGGTTTCCGGCTTCTGGCCTCCGCCCCTCCGGCTTCTGGCTTCCGCTTCCGGCACGGCGTGCTATCGATCTATCACATGCTTCCAGCGCAGCGAGTTCGGTCCGGCTTCGTCGGCGGTCTCTCGCGAATGCGACGGCTTCCCGGCATTCTCGCCCTCGGGGCCGCTGCCATCCTCGCCGGCTGCGCCCAGGCGCCGCTCAACGCCCCGCTTGACCCAGCCGCGCTCGCCGCCAACTCCCCGCTCGGTCCCGGCGCCTCCGCCGCGTCCGGCTACAACGTCCGCGTGCAACTCGCGTCGACCTCGCCCGATCGCGTGGCGGTCGTGCTCTTCTTCTCCGGCGGCGGCATCCGCGCGTCCGCCCTCTCCTACGGCGTCATGCAGGAGCTCGCGCTCACGCCGATGCCCGGCGGCGGCAACCTCCTCGATCGCGTGCAGGCCATCAGCGCCGTGTCGGGCGGCTGCTTCCCCGCCGCGTACTACTGCCTCTACGGCGACCGGCTCTTCCGCGACTTCGAGAAGACGTTCCTCAAGCAGGACGTGCAAGGTGAGCTCGTGCACCGCTTCCTCTCGCTGCGCCACCGCTGGCGCCTGATGTCCGACCGCTACGCGCGTAGCGATCTCGCCGCCGAGTACTACGACGAACTCCTTTTCCACGGCGCCACCTACGGCGACCTCCTGCGCGGCCCGGCCACGCGTCCCTGGCTCGTGATCAACGCGACCGACATGGACACGTTCAGCACATTCTCCTTCACGCAGCAGAGCTTCGACGAGATCGGATCCGACCTTGCCCGCTACCCCCTCTCGCGCGCGGTCGCCGCCTCCTCGGCCGTGCCGGGTATCCTGACTCCGATTACACTCAAGACGTACGCCGACCGCGTGCCGCCGCCGCCGCCGGTCGCGCTGCTGCCGTCCGCGCCCACGGTCGCCGCGCAGGCTGACGCCGAGCCTTTCGTGCGCCTGACCCAGACCCCGATCGACCCACGCCGGCGCGCGTACGTGCACCTCGTCGACGGTGGGCTGGCCGATAACCTCGGCGTCTCCAATCTCGTCGACGCCCTCGCCGCCACCCGCGGCTGGAGCGGCCTCATGCGGCCGGAGGCCAACAGCCTGCGCCACATCGTGTTCATCGTGGTCAACGCCGCGATCGAACCGAAGGCCGAGTGGAGCGACCATCCCGAGACGCCGGGGCTGCGCGCCGTCGCCTCCGCCCTCAGCAAGAGCGCGATCCGCCGCACCAACGGCGTGCTGCTCGAACTCGTCCGCCGCAGCGTCGACGACTGGAACCGCGACATCGCCACCGGAGACTGGCGACCGCGGCTGCACCTGATCGCCGTCGACTTCGCGCAACTCAAGGATCCCGCCGAGCGGGCGATCTTCGCGCAGGTGCCGACCACCTTCACGCTGCCGCCCGAGACCATCGACCGGCTCGTGACGGTCGGCGGCCGCATTCTCCGCGACGCGCCGGAATTTCGGAACCTGATGGAGGAGATTCTTCGCCCGCCGCCCGCGGCGACCGTGCCGCCCGTCCCGATCGCGCCGGCCAACACGGCCCGTCAGCGGCGACTCCGTTGACCGCTGGAGCCGCAGCGCGCGAAGGCACAGGCCATCGGGGCGGAACAGGCCGAGTGGACCGCCAAAAAGTAAGGAGCGCAGGCGCACCCCGCCTGCGCTCCAGCTAACCAACCAAGGGCACAACGCCCGCGCTTACGCGTCCGCCAGCACGTCCAGCGGCAGCACCACGCGGGAAGGGATCGCGCGACCGTTCAGGTAGCTCGGCGTGAAACGCCACTGCGACACCGCGGTCACGACGCGCTCTTCGACCTTCTCGTCCACCAACCCGATCGCGCGCACATCGTGCGGCACGCCGTTTTCGTCGACCGTGAGGACGACCTCGAGAGAGGCCTTCTTGAAGGTGGGAGGGAGATCGCTCGGGTTCACGATCTTGACGGGCACCGGCTTGCTGCCGACTTCCTGGCCGCAGGCGGCACAAGACTCCTTGGCGGAGACCGTGGCGGTAAACGCGGCGATCGTGGTGAGGGTGAGGAGGAGGGAGGATTTGAGGTTCATGTGGGAATGGGTCGGCCGGTTCCCGCTCGCTCGCACCGTGCGGCGCGGGCGGACTCCGGCAGGACATGCGCCCCATTTGCAGCGCGCGTGCCAATCGGCGCGCATGTTGTTTTCTCATTAATCGACAGGAGTTTACGTATCGCGTATGCAATTTTCTATGACACGTTCTGTCCGCCCGCGGAACCCACGCATCTCGAAGTTGGGACGAATCCGGCAGGGCCGGGAAAGGCGGCACTGACCGGGAGACATTTCGCGGCGGCGGAGTCGCGGCCGACGGCGCGGCGGCGCAGAAAACCGCTTGAAACCTGCCGGGTTGGCACATGCCTTGAGGCACCATGCTCCTGCGGCGAATCTCTATCGGGCTGGGTGGTCTTTTCCTGGTGCTCGCCGTCGTGTTCTTCGCCGGACCACGACCGGACACGCGCTTTCATCCGCGCCCCCTGGCCCTCGAGGCTGACCTCGACCTGACCGTGGCGAAGGAGGAGGCGCGCTTCACCGACATCGTACCCGGCGCGGAGAAGAAGATCATCTGGGCCAACGCCGCGCACACCCGCACCCCGGTCGCGCTCGTGTACCTGCATGGCTTCACGGCGACGCGGCAGGAAACCGCCCCACTCTCCGACCGCGTGGCGGCGCGCCTGGGCGCCAACCTGTTCTACACGCGCTTCACCGGCCATGGCCGACCCGGCGAGGCGCTCGGTGACGCGACGGTCAACGACTGGCTCAACGACGGCATCGAAGCCCTGGAGATCGGCCGCCGGCTCGGCGAGCGCGTGGTCGTGATCGGCACCTCGACCGGCGGCACGGTCGCGACCTGGCTCGCGCTCGAGCGGCCCGATGCGATCAGCGCCTGCGTGCTGGTCTCGCCGAACTTCGGCCCAAGCGATGGCCGCGCAAACCTCCTGACGCTCCCGTGGGCGAGCGAGTTTGCGCCCCCGATCTTCGGCGCCACGCGGCATCGATTACCCAAGACCGCCGAGGAGTCGAAGTACTGGACAACCACCTATCCCACGCGCGCGCTCATCCCGATGATGGCGCTCGTTACAATGGTGAAACGCGCGCCGCTCGAGGAGCTGCGCGTGCCCATGCTGGTGGTCTATTCGCCCGAAGACCGGGTCGTGGACCCGAAGGAGACGGAGCGCGTGCTCACCCGGATCGGTCGCGCGCCGGTGAAAACCGTCCTGTTCGCGGGACGGCCGGGATCGAACCATCACGTGCTCGCGGGCGACATCGCCGCGCCCGAGAACACCGCGGAGCTCGAACAGCTCGTGTTCGAATACCTCTCGCGACTGTCGCTCACGCCGGCGACGCCGGGCGCCAAGCCCTGACGCCGCGCGCCGCGCCGCCATGATCCCGGCGCGGAGTCCGGGCGCGCGGAGAATCCCCGGGGCGCGGGCCGGAAAATCAGGGCAAAAAAACCTCCGCCGGGTTGCTTCGGCGGAGGCGGGGAAGCGTTATCTAGTGCAGGAAGATGTTCGTGGCGGGGGCATCCTTCGTGTCCACCTTGTAGCCACTCTGGCTGAGCATCTTGGCCCGGCCCTCAAGGACCTTCACCTGGGCGTCGGTGAGCTTGGCGCCATTTTGCAGCGCATTGAGGAACGCGGTGGCGTCCTTGAAACGCGCATACGCCTCGGGCGTCAGCTCGAGCGCGACGTTGAGCGTCTGCCCGTTGAAGACGTTGATCGTGCGCTCCCAGGGCTTGAAGCCCTCGCGGGTGATGCGGAGCTTGCTGAAGCCCGGCTTCACCGAGAGCGTGCCGGGGGCCGACCCGACGGCGACGCCGTCGATCTCGACGACCGCGTTGAGGGCACCGACCTTGAAGTGCCCGGCGCCGATGGTGACCGTGTTGTTCACGATGCGGACGTCCGGGATGACGATGTCGGCCACCTCGGTGTTGATGGTGAGCGTCGCGGCGGCTGCGGCGGGAGCGCTGGGGGCGGCGATGCGGTCCTGGGCGATCTTGCGGCCGAGGCTCTGGGCGACCTTGGTGGCGGCCTCGTCAAGGAGCTCGTTGGTGACGTCGCTGCTCTTCTCGGCGGAGTTTTCGGTCTGCTTGGCCGAGTAGGTGACCTTGTCGGCGTCGGAGGTGAGGGTCGCACCGGTCTGGCCGTCGATCACCTTGTACGAGAACCGGAGGGTCGTGTCGGAGTACACGGCGTTGAGCCCATAGGCGTTCGTCGCGCGCTCCTTCGTGCCGACGCTGACGATCGAGGCGACGAGGAGGTAGTCGGCGCCGAGGCCCTGGGCGAGACGCAGCGCGCTGCTGCGCTCGGAGAGCTGGGTGTCGAGGCTGTCCGCCGGGCGTGCGCGGGAGGCGAGCGCGGGGTCGAACTTGCGCATCGAGTCGGCGATGACGCCCTTGCTGAGGACCTGGAAGCCGAGGTCGGTGACACGGGCGGTGACGAGGTCCTCGAAGGCCTCCATCTGGGGGTCAAACTGGGAGCCGGCGCGGTTCGCGATGAAGATCGCCGCGCGGAACTGCTGCGGGATCGGCGTGGAGACCTTGGTCTCCTTCACCTGCGAGGTGGTGATGCGCTCGGTGACGGTCTTGCCGTCCACCTGGTAGGTGCGCTCCTGGACTTGCGTCGGCAGAGCGGTGACGGACTCCTGGACGGCGGTCTTGCCGGCCGCGAAGGCGGTGGCGGCGAGGGCGACCGTGGCGAGAAGCGAGAAGAGTTTCTTCATGGAAAAAAGGGGGCGCGGGCGGCGGCGGGGTGGGCCGCGCGCCCGCGGACAGGGGGGATGCTGGGCGGCGGTTTACCAACCCACGGCGGACCGGGTGCCGGTCTTCTGGATCTTCTTCTCATCCTCCCAGACGGCGGTGCCGGTGCGGCTGTCGGTCAGGGAGAGCTGGAAGACATAGGTGACCTGGCGCGTGCTACCGTCGCGCGCGACGTCCTCGATGATCTTGCCCGTGAGGGTGTAGTCGGGCGAGCGGTCGACCGGGCCGGCGCCGGAGAGGAAGGCGGCGCGATCCTGGGTGTCCTTGGCGATCTGCGACTCGGCCTTGACGCCGTAGGTCGTGGTCGTCTGGCACTTGCCGGACTTGTTGAGCGCGATGCGGATCTTCTTCTCGAGCATGTCGGTGTCGAGATTGGCGTCGCTCGTCTTGTTGACGATGCGGTCCATGGCGAGGATCGCGGGCTGCTTCGGCGCGCGGTCTAGGGTCTGGGAGCCGAGGAGGCTCTGGATCATCTCGTTGGCGGCGCTATCCCAGTCCTGCACGTTGATCTTGTTGAGGCTCACGACGGCAGTCTTGGAGCTCGACGGATCGGTGTAGGTGGCGGGCGTGCCGCAACCGGAGATGAGGGCGATGACGCCGCAGGCGCCAAGGGCGAGGATGGATTTCTTCATGAGTGGAAGGGAAAAGAGGTTGGCGGGCGGGGATCAGAAGATCGTGTTGGAGCCCTTGCCTTCCTGGAACTTGATCCGGAAGTCGACGGCGGCGGGCGAGAGGGCGATCTCCTTGATGACGGAGGTCTCGTGGGCCTCGAGGTGGAGCGACTTCCAGCCGCCGGTCGGCGAGTCGAGGAGTTCGCCCTGGCGATTGAACCACTCGATCTTGTAAGAGAAGTTCAGCGCGTAGGCGTAGAGGTTGGAGACGTCGACCTGGATGGAGCGGAGGTCCTTGGTACCGGTCGTGTCGATGATGGCACCGACGCCGAGCTTGCCGTCGAGGGTGTTGTCCCAGGTCACGCGGCTGTCGGCGATGACGCGGCGCTGCGCGGCCGGGTTGGCGTTCTGGACGGTGTTCACGCTGTAGCACCCGGCGAGGCCGAGCGCCGTGGCGGCGAGGATGAGGTGAGGAACGAATTTCATGTTCAGAGCAGCTTGAAGGTGTCGACCAGCAGCGGCTGGCCGGGGTGGATCTGCTTCACGTACACGACGGTGACGGTGCCCTCGGGGAGGGTGACGGTCTTGGTCATGGCGTCGGGCGTGGAGACGGTGAGCACGCGGTCGTCGGGCGCGGCGAGGCGCGCGTACGAGAACTGTTTCGGGAGCGAGGACCACGTGCGGGTGTCGGCGCGGGTGGTGGTGGCGTTGATCACGCTGCTGATCAGGCCGAACACCATCCCGGTGGTGCTGCCGTTCTTCTTGGCCTGTTCGTTGATCTCGTAGTTGAGCAGGGCCTTGGTGGAGGCGCAGAGGAAGGCGTCGAGCCACATCGTGCTGAGGTTGTTCTTGTAGTCCCGCGCGATGACCGAGTCCATGTTGCACACTGGCGCGGTGGTCAGCTGGCGGCCGCCGGCGGTGACGGTCGCGGCGGCGTTGAAGGTGTCGTTGAACGCGAGCCGGTAGAGCGGCAGCTGGGTGTAGATGGGCGGCTGGCCGGATTTCTGCAGCAGGAAGATCGGGATGGGGATCAGGAGTTCCTCGCGGTGCGGCGCCTCGCCCGACTCGAAGATCACGTAGGTGGTCTTGGGCATCTGGGTACGACCGGAGGCGAGCTCCTCGGCGAGCGCGGCGTCCTGCTTGAGGTACTCGTTACCGGGCACCATGGAGGCGACGCGCAGGAACTGCTTGGCCCCGCGTTCCTGCTCCTGGCGGTCAGAAGAGCACGCGGTCATGAACAGCGCGTCGGCGAAAACGGTGAACGGGTTCACATAGTCGCCGTAGGCCGCGATGCGGCCGTCGAGGGCACGGGCGATGTCGTCGACGGCGGCCTTGGCCTTCGGGTCCGACTGCGACTTGGCGATGTCGACCTGCTGGGCGCTCGACTTGCCGTCATCGGCCTGGAGCTTGCCCTCCTTGGCCGCGGCGATCTTGGCCTGCTCCTTCTCGATCCGCTTCTGGTTCTCCGCGACGGCGTCGGCCTGGCGGTTGTAGGCCTTGTTGAACGAGGCGCGCGCCTTCTCGGTCTCGCCAAGGGCGAGGTAGTTGAGGGCCGCATACGTGCTGGCCATGACCTTGTCATAGGCCTGGCCGCGGTACGGCGTCATTTGCGGGTTCGTGACGACCATGACGGCGCCCGTGCTGAGGCTGTGCTTCGCCTTCTCCTCGTACTCGTCGATCTTGTCGTCGGCGATGGCGAGGAACTCGAGGGACTTGCGGTAGGGCGCGAGCTTCCAGGAGTCGTCGGGCGCCGGCACGGCTGCGGGCGCGGCACTCGGCACGCCGACCGCGGTGGCGGCGACGGGGGCCGGGGCGGGCGGCGGCAACTGGCCGAGCGCGAGGGCGCGGTACGCCGCGGCGGCCTCGAGGTGGTACACCACGGTGTCTTGGTCCTGGCGGTGCTTCTGCGCGAGCTTTTCGGCCTCGAGGGCCGCCGCCTGGAAGTTGCCGGCGCGCCGGGCATCGGTCGCGTCGCGCGTGGTTTCGGTGTAGGTGGAACAGCCCGACAGCGCGAGGAGCGCGGCGCCGAGCGCGAGACAGGTAACGCGGAGGTTCATGCTGGAATGACCGGGGCGGTTACTTGGCGGCGACCGGCTGTACGATGGCGCCGTCGGTGACCCCGTTGTCCTCGATCACCTCGGCGAGGCTGGTCTTGGGGTTGACGCGGGTGATGCGGATCTTGCCAACGTTGAGCCGCTCGCGCTCGAGCACCTCCCCCGTATCCGGATCGCGGAGCTCCTTGCCCAGGGCGAATACCTCCCAGACCTGACCGACCGCGATCGCGGTGCCGTCGCCGCGGTTGATCGTCACCTGCTTGTCGGTGCGGGTGATGATCTTGGCGGGGAAGATCACGTCGGTGACGCGGTTGGCGGTGGCGTCGGCAATCGCGGTCACAACTTTCTGCAGCAGGGCGTCGGAGAGGTCGCCATTGCGCTGGGAGTTGAACTGCGCGCCGGCGTCGGGAATCGCCAGGGTGACGTTCGCGGTCTCGAGCAGCGTGCCCTTGGCGGCGTCATAGATCTTCGCCACGGCGGTCACCCGGATGATCCGCTTGGTGAGTTTCTCGCCGGTCGACGGGAGCGTCATGCTCTCCTGGTAATCCTGGAAGTCGTCGAGCGTGGTCACGAGGACGTAGTCGGCGGACGGCACCTTGAAGCCCTGCTGGCCGGCCGCGTCATCCTTATCGAGCTGCTTGAGATCGGAGCGGGCGATGATCTGGAATTTCCGCGTGTTGTGCATCCGGTCGATCAGCTGGGAATCGAAGCCCTGGACGATGCGCTCGAGGCCGAGGCCGGTGTTGTTCCGGGCGGCCGCCTGGACGAGACCGGAGCCGGCTTTGACGTCGCTGATTGCGAGTTTCTTAAGCTGGGCGGACACGGTGGCGGTGACCACGAGGGCGAGCAGGGAGGCGGTGAGAATACGCAGTTTCATGGATGGATTCGCTGATGAGAAGGGGAGGCGGCGCCGCGTTTGACGGGCGCACACCAGCCGGAGTTACCGGAAAGCCTGGGCTACGGCAGGACGGGAACGGGCCGCGGCGCCTGGGGCGCGACGGCGTTTGACGCATCCGCGAGTACGCGGAGCGCCGCGCGATGGTCGTTGTAAGCCGACCCGAGACTGTTCGCAGGAAGGAGAGTCACAGGTTCCCGCATATCGACCCGAGAGCCGGCTCCGCGCAAATCGAATGTGGCGCATGACCCCAATTGGGGCGTCCGGCCGGCCGGCTGCTGCAGGCAACTGGCGATGCCGCCCGCCGAAGGGGCAAGGAAGCGTAAGGGAGAAGGCATGAGCGCAACGTTCTGGGAGGGTGGGTAGCAGCGGCGATCGCCAAAATCCGGGCAATCTCACGTGCCTATCGTCAATTCGTCCGGCCAGTTGAGCGCCTTGCGGCCAGCCTCCGGAGCCGGTTGTACCCGAATCAGGGTAAGCCGGGCAGCGGGGCGTTCGTATCCGACGCGGCTGGACACTGGGGCGCGGGCGTCGCGTTCGCCCCCGCGTACGGGTGGAACACCGATTTACGGCGCCGATGTAATTGCATGTGCGGATTCGCGCGTCGCGTCGCCAAGCAGCCCGGTCCGCGTGCCAAAACCGGCCTAAACCCGCGCGCTTTGCAGCCGCCTTGCAGAGCACCTCTCCCCGTCACGACCACCGTTCCGTAGGCAGGCACGGGATACGCCACGGCCCCAAAAAAATAACCGAATCGCGTCCAGCAGCCCGCCGCGAATTGCGTCGATGACCCCTAATCCCGGGCTCGCGTGTGGTACGCCCCCGGAACTCTCGCTTGATGCGTCTCAAAACCCTCCCTGTCGCCTTGCTCTTCCTGGTGTGCGCCGCCCCGGCCGCGACGCTCTCCCCTGACCCCGCGGCCCCTGCCGCCCGGTTGCCGGAGGACAAATCCAGCCTGCAGGACTGGGCGCGCCGCCACCGCCTCGCCGCCGCCCCGCTGCGCGAGGGTGTCGAAATCGCGCACGCCCGCCTCGCCTCTCTGCGCACAGTGCTGGCTTCGGATCCGCAGGCAGTCCCCGCGCAGGCGCTCAGCCTGGAGGAGTACGCCGCGCTGCCGGCGGAGATCCGCGACGCCTCCGAGCGGCCGGTGTCCGCCGTCGGCGATTATCTGGTGCTCTGCGCCACGCCGCCCGCCGGCTCCAGTGAGCCGCCGCGGCTCCAGCGGTTCGTGCGCCTTGAGGGCCAGGTTTATCCTGCAATCGTCTATGGGCGGCGACTTGAGCAGCAAAGCAAGACGGCCATTCCCCTGCAGGGCGTGCTCGTCGACGGCACTTTTGTGATGGATGAGAACGCCATCCAGGTGGTAGACGCAGCCACGCTGCCCCCCGCGATGTTGCCGCCGGGCGGCACGCCGGCAGGCACCGTACTCGGTCGCGCGGGCGGCCGCATCTTCCGTTTTGCGGATCGCACTCAACTCGCCCGGACCGAAGCGGCCATCCGGCAGTCCGAACTGGCTCCCGGGCCCGCGGCCGCGCACGACTTTGAAGCGGTCATCGCCAACCCGGCGGTCGCCGCCGTCACGCTGACGAACACCTGGGCCAACGGTCCCAAGACCCTCCTCGTGATCCGCGTGGATTTCTCGGACCTCCCGGGCGTTCCCTACACCGACGAGTACTGCCGCCAGTTGATGGACGAGCAGATCGCGCCGTTCTACGCCTCCGCGTCCTACGGCAAGACCTCCCTCGTCACCACCGTCGCCGCCAAGACGTACCGACTGTCTCGCACCGCTGAATACTATGCGACCAACGACCGTTCGTGGGACATCGAGACCGAGGCCAAGGCTCTCGCCGCGGTCGACTACCCGGGTGCCTACGATCGGTATCTGTTCGTGTTCGCGAGCTTCAGCCGCATTGCGGGTTCGAAGTTCAATTGGGCGGGGCTCGGTCAAGTCAGCGGTCGCTCAACGTGGTACAACGGCGACTTTACGCTCCGGGTGGCGAGCCACGAACTCGGGCATAATTGTGGCGTGGTCCACGCGAATCTTTGGAAGGTCTCCGACGGCGACCCCATCAGCGACGGCGGCGTCCATCAGGAATATAACGACCCGTACGATACCCAGGGCGGGAGCGGGGCCGGCGGCATGACCGTCGACTTCAATCCTTCATTCAAGCGCCTCTACGGCTGGCTCGACAGCGCCCAAATCGCTCCGCTGACGCGCAGTGGGGTATATCACCTTCGCGCCTTCGATCATAACGCCCCGCGCGCCGGCGACATCGTCGCGCTCACGTACAAGAAGAACGACGCGCGCACCTACTACATCAGCTATCGCGGCGGCTGGAAGAGCACCTACAACACCACCCCCGCCGCCAACATTCAGGAGGGCGCCTACGTGTTTTGGACCCAGGACGCGAGTGGCAGCGACACGGAGATGCTGGATATGACGCCGCGAACCACCTCCGCCCTCGACGGCGCACTCACGCCGGGAACGCGTTTCACCGACATGCAAGCGGGCCTCGCCGTGAGCACGCTCGGCGTCAGCGGAACCGGCCCCGACCGCACCCTCGACGTCGAGGTGACGTTCTTCGACCCCAAGCGCATGCCCATCATCACCGTCAGCGACGCGGTGTACGGCGGCAGCACCACGATCGCCACGCGGACTGTCACCCCGCCCCTGCGCACCCAGTTGTACATCGATGGCGCGCTCTGGGCCGAGAGCACCGTCCCCAACGCCACGTTCACCTGGGAACCCGAGGCGATCGGCGCCCACACGATCCTCGTGAAAGCGTCGTATGCCGACGGCGTGGACCTCACCAACTTGGTCTCGGTGAACACACCGGCCCCAAGCAACTGGGCCTGGATCATACCCAAGCCGCAGGGCAACGCGATCAGTGCGATGGTCCATGCCAATGATCAGTGGTGGGCTGTCGCGGGATATGGCGGGCTCCAGACTTCGGCGGACGGCCGCACATGGTCGGCGCAGCCGCTGACCACCAGCGCGCCCCTGCAGGGCATTGCGACTGACGGCACGCAGATCATCATCGGCACGGGCGGATACGATGCCGTGGCCAGTACCTCGATCCCGAGCCTGTGGCGCTCCACTGACGGCAAGACCTGGAGCGAAATCAAGGGTGTCACCAATGCCATCCAGTCGGTGTACTACCTGAATCGCACCTGGGTGGCAGCCAGCGGGGGTCAGATCACGACCTCCACCGACGGCGTGACGTGGACGAGCTTCAGGCAGCTTCTCAGCCAGAATTGGTACAACTTCGATCTCGCCTACGACAATGGCCTCTGGGTCGCCGCTTTCAGCAACGGTACCGTCTGCACCTCGCCCGACCTCGTTACCTGGACGCAGGCGCCCGCGATTCCGGAGCTAATGGCATCCGAGTGCGGCGGTGTAAGCTCCCTCAATGGGCAATGGATGGTCGCGTTCTACGGGTCCGTGAACGGCACGTACGGAGCCGTCGCTTGCCTGACAAAGGACTTCACCACGTGGACGCGAGTCCCACTCACAGGCGCGGGTTGGGTCTCATTTGCGGGGGTGATCGACGACCAGTTTGCCGTCGCTTCGTACGGCTGCCTGCTGCTGTCGAAGGATGGAATGACGTGGACGCGCCTTCTCTATCCGTCCCTTTCGATCAACGCCCTCGGCAAGGCCAATGGGCTCTACGTCGCGACGGGCGACCGGGGCCTGACCTGGCTCG
The Opitutus sp. ER46 genome window above contains:
- a CDS encoding immunoglobulin domain-containing protein; translated protein: MRLKTLPVALLFLVCAAPAATLSPDPAAPAARLPEDKSSLQDWARRHRLAAAPLREGVEIAHARLASLRTVLASDPQAVPAQALSLEEYAALPAEIRDASERPVSAVGDYLVLCATPPAGSSEPPRLQRFVRLEGQVYPAIVYGRRLEQQSKTAIPLQGVLVDGTFVMDENAIQVVDAATLPPAMLPPGGTPAGTVLGRAGGRIFRFADRTQLARTEAAIRQSELAPGPAAAHDFEAVIANPAVAAVTLTNTWANGPKTLLVIRVDFSDLPGVPYTDEYCRQLMDEQIAPFYASASYGKTSLVTTVAAKTYRLSRTAEYYATNDRSWDIETEAKALAAVDYPGAYDRYLFVFASFSRIAGSKFNWAGLGQVSGRSTWYNGDFTLRVASHELGHNCGVVHANLWKVSDGDPISDGGVHQEYNDPYDTQGGSGAGGMTVDFNPSFKRLYGWLDSAQIAPLTRSGVYHLRAFDHNAPRAGDIVALTYKKNDARTYYISYRGGWKSTYNTTPAANIQEGAYVFWTQDASGSDTEMLDMTPRTTSALDGALTPGTRFTDMQAGLAVSTLGVSGTGPDRTLDVEVTFFDPKRMPIITVSDAVYGGSTTIATRTVTPPLRTQLYIDGALWAESTVPNATFTWEPEAIGAHTILVKASYADGVDLTNLVSVNTPAPSNWAWIIPKPQGNAISAMVHANDQWWAVAGYGGLQTSADGRTWSAQPLTTSAPLQGIATDGTQIIIGTGGYDAVASTSIPSLWRSTDGKTWSEIKGVTNAIQSVYYLNRTWVAASGGQITTSTDGVTWTSFRQLLSQNWYNFDLAYDNGLWVAAFSNGTVCTSPDLVTWTQAPAIPELMASECGGVSSLNGQWMVAFYGSVNGTYGAVACLTKDFTTWTRVPLTGAGWVSFAGVIDDQFAVASYGCLLLSKDGMTWTRLLYPSLSINALGKANGLYVATGDRGLTWLGATLDRLQVADAQPRLTLNGCLELPDGSVVFSTNGYSSTDSRSYASALLVANGTTQPANAPTGRSCYGPVYRDGTYVMVSSGAALTSSDGRTWVEQSLSPGISLYGVATTDTGFVAVGSAGTILISRDGKLWSSRPSGVEKTFYGVGTDPSGKMVVAVGDAGLTVVSRDSGLTWTAANQGHSAYQRQVVWQDGLGFCTLGNGDLYTSPDGMTWSKRGLGYWSYHTASPHGLILTTSGCLGITTDGVSVSRSYLPDSGGRPLYAGNTVFVASNGGLLALSLKGPNPRPLAITTQPQSQDVRVGQPAVLRVEATGTGPFSYQWRRDGTPLMGATSATLQIQAVGKLDAGDYCVTIRNPAGSTTSAVAKLTVREGPIRIISGPASQTGAPGAGASFSVNATSDNGVPLTYQWYLNDVAIVGATDATYLASVSARAYGRYTVKISAGSDWVTQTTTLAPLVALQKVAPAVTLIPNATFAATVRDVIEGVTYQWYRDGAPIVGAVGPTYLGHAGASGSATYAVRGSINGVWTDSESLTVTATQPVNAGHLANLSALSRTAAGAEALTIGFVTNGATNLLVRGIGPTLDVFPVPGFVPDPQLELYGASGLLAQNDNWGGTPALRDAISACGAFGLQPTSKDAALLAQASGLYSARVTATDGGAGIALVEVYDTTRGAFTEQTPRLVNLSCRTNLGTDTGMVTVGFVVGGDTARTVLIRAVGPGLGLLGVTNYLADPKLTLFTNQTELAANDNWGGTVPSAVFTATSAFGLPDNSSKDAALVITLPPGSYTAQVVPASASSGLVLVEVYEVR